The Salvia miltiorrhiza cultivar Shanhuang (shh) chromosome 1, IMPLAD_Smil_shh, whole genome shotgun sequence genome has a window encoding:
- the LOC131014669 gene encoding eukaryotic peptide chain release factor subunit 1-3-like, which yields MADGHETDKNIEIWKIKKLIKALEAARGNGTSMISLIMPPRDQISRVTKMLGDEFGTASNIKSRVNRQSVLGAITSAQQRLKLYNKVPPNGLVLYTGTIVTEDGKEKKVTIDFEPFRPINASLYLCDNKFHTEALNELLESDDKFGFIVMDGNGTLFGTLSGNTREVLHKFTVDLPKKHGRGGQSALRFARLRMEKRHNYVRKTAELATQFYINPQTSQPNVSGLILAGSADFKTELSQSDMFDPRLQAKILNVVDVSYGGENGFNQAIELSAEILSNVKFIQEKRLIGKYFEEISQDTGKYVFGVDDTLKVLEMGAVETLIVWENLDMTRYTLKNTVTGEILIKHFNKEQDSDQSNFRDPATNAELEVQEKMSLLEWFASEYRRFGCTLEFVTNKSQEGSQFCRGFGGIGGILRYQLDVRAFDDLSDDGEVYEDSE from the coding sequence ATGGCTGATGGTCACGAAACTGATAAGAACATTGAGATATGGAAAATCAAGAAGCTCATCAAGGCACTCGAAGCAGCTCGAGGCAATGGAACCAGTATGATTTCTCTTATCATGCCTCCTCGCGATCAAATATCTCGTGTTACCAAGATGCTTGGAGACGAATTCGGAACTGCATCCAACATCAAGAGCAGAGTCAATCGCCAATCAGTGCTCGGTGCAATTACATCTGCTCAGCAGCGGCTGAAATTGTACAACAAGGTTCCTCCAAATGGCCTTGTTCTCTACACTGGAACCATTGTTACTGAAGACGGGAAGGAAAAGAAAGTGACAATTGACTTCGAGCCGTTCAGGCCCATAAACGCATCTCTTTATCTATGTGACAACAAATTCCACACTGAGGCGCTGAATGAACTTTTGGAATCTGATGACAAGTTCGGCTTTATTGTAATGGATGGTAACGGGACTCTCTTTGGAACGTTGAGTGGTAATACTAGGGAGGTTCTTCACAAATTTACTGTGGACCTGCCTAAGAAGCATGGAAGAGGAGGGCAATCTGCATTGCGTTTTGCTCGTCTCCGCATGGAGAAGCGCCATAACTATGTCCGCAAAACAGCAGAGCTTGCCACCCAGTTTTATATCAATCCTCAGACGAGCCAACCCAATGTCTCAGGACTCATTCTGGCTGGTTCAGCTGACTTCAAGACTGAGCTCAGTCAGTCTGATATGTTTGACCCTCGTCTGCAGGCGAAGATTCTAAATGTGGTGGATGTTTCGTATGGAGGGGAAAATGGTTTCAATCAGGCGATTGAGCTGTCTGCGGAGATCCTCTCCAATGTGAAGTTTATACAAGAGAAGCGTTTAATAGGCAAGTACTTTGAGGAGATTAGTCAGGATACCGGCAAGTATGTTTTTGGCGTTGATGACACGTTGAAAGTTCTTGAAATGGGTGCTGTTGAGACGCTTATTGTTTGGGAAAATCTGGACATGACCAGATACACGCTGAAGAATACTGTAACCGGTGAAATCCTCATAAAACACTTCAACAAGGAGCAGGATTCTGATCAGAGTAACTTCCGTGATCCAGCTACAAATGCTGAACTAGAGGTTCAGGAAAAGATGTCATTACTTGAATGGTTTGCCAGTGAGTATAGACGTTTTGGTTGCACGCTTGAGTTTGTCACGAACAAATCACAAGAAGGTTCCCAGTTTTGCCGGGGCTTTGGAGGAATAGGAGGAATCCTGCGCTATCAGCTGGATGTTCGGGCTTTTGATGATCTTTCCGATGATGGAGAAGTTTATGAAGATTCTGAATAG